The Hypnocyclicus thermotrophus genome contains a region encoding:
- a CDS encoding sigma-70 family RNA polymerase sigma factor, with translation MTIVNEISDELIEQAKYGDAEAINEIFTQYKNFVFLKSKNYFLMGADKDDLIQEGMIGLLKAIRGYDKNKLASFKTFASICIKRQLITAIKTANSQKNIVLNNAVGIMGEKEENREVSYNRGLESYISYDPEELFLTKEQVEGLKNYLNENLSNFEKEVFRYMVMGLTYKDIAEKLNKKVKSVDNAIQRIKRKSEMWIKNYREN, from the coding sequence ATGACTATTGTAAATGAAATTAGTGATGAATTAATAGAACAAGCTAAATATGGTGATGCTGAAGCAATAAATGAAATTTTTACACAATATAAAAATTTTGTTTTTTTGAAATCGAAAAATTACTTTTTAATGGGTGCTGATAAAGATGATTTGATTCAAGAAGGGATGATAGGATTATTAAAAGCTATAAGGGGATATGACAAAAATAAATTAGCTTCTTTTAAAACTTTTGCATCAATATGTATAAAAAGGCAACTAATTACAGCAATAAAAACAGCAAATTCTCAAAAAAATATAGTTCTTAATAATGCAGTAGGAATAATGGGGGAAAAAGAAGAAAATAGAGAAGTTAGCTATAATCGTGGATTAGAATCTTATATATCATATGATCCAGAAGAGTTGTTTTTAACAAAAGAACAAGTAGAAGGATTAAAAAATTACTTAAATGAAAATTTAAGTAATTTTGAAAAAGAAGTTTTTAGATATATGGTAATGGGACTTACATACAAAGATATAGCTGAAAAACTTAATAAAAAAGTAAAATCAGTAGATAATGCAATACAAAGAATAAAAAGAAAAAGTGAAATGTGGATAAAAAATTATAGAGAAAATTAA
- the leuS gene encoding leucine--tRNA ligase, producing MKEYNFKEIEKKWQKDWEEKNLFKTENKVEGKENYYVLEMLPYPSGNLHMGHVRNYTIGDVIARYKKMKGFNILHPIGWDSFGLPAENAAIQNGAHPEKWTASNIATMKNQLKKLGLSYDWDREIASYRDDYYKWNQWIFKKMYEKGLVYKKKSLVNWCPDCQTVLANEQVEDGKCWRHSKTDVVQKELEQWFFKITDYADELLEGHKELKGGWPDKVLTMQKNWIGKSFGTEVKFKLENSDIEIPVFTTRADTLYGVTYCVLAPEHPLVNELILKDNPSIKTEVENMMNQDMITRTAEGKEKNGVFTGKYVINPINNEKVPLWIGDYVLMNYGTGAVMAVPAHDERDFMFAKKYNLPIKVVITPIDKKTKEKIDLKAEEMENAFIDKGVLINSGEFNDLDNKIAITKIAEYLETNNFGERTIKYRLKDWGISRQRYWGTPIPVLYCEKCGEVLEKDENLPVKLPEDVKFTGNGNPVETSETFKNAICPVCGGKAKRETDTMDTFVDSSWYFLRYTDPKNENLPFEKEIANGWSPVDQYIGGIEHAVMHLLYARFFHKVLRDLGLLSTNEPFKRLLTQGMVLGPSYYSKNENRYLYPKEVELKGEKAYSKETGEELIVKVEKMSKSKNNGVDPLHIINEYGSDTARLFSMFAAPPEKELEWNENGLAGANRFLSRIWKLVIENKKHFNTKEINYSNISKVDKKVLRKLHQTIKKVTESIEDNYHFNTAIAAIMELLNDIQDYSVNVINKEESSESKKIFTELLLKTVLLLSPFAPHITQELWKEIGKITYLFEENWPEYIEKLTEEDEMNIAVQVNGKLRGTILVEKANINNKELIEKMALEVENVKKYTEDKNIIKIIVIPGKIVNIVVK from the coding sequence GTGAAGGAATATAATTTTAAAGAGATTGAAAAGAAATGGCAGAAAGATTGGGAAGAAAAAAATCTTTTTAAAACAGAAAATAAAGTAGAAGGAAAAGAAAACTACTATGTTTTAGAGATGTTACCTTACCCTTCAGGAAATCTTCATATGGGGCATGTAAGAAATTATACTATAGGAGATGTTATAGCAAGATATAAAAAAATGAAAGGGTTTAATATCCTTCATCCAATTGGTTGGGATTCTTTTGGATTGCCTGCTGAAAATGCAGCTATTCAAAATGGAGCACATCCAGAAAAATGGACAGCATCAAATATAGCAACAATGAAAAATCAATTAAAAAAATTAGGACTCTCTTATGACTGGGATAGAGAAATAGCGAGTTATAGAGATGATTATTATAAATGGAATCAATGGATATTTAAAAAAATGTATGAAAAAGGATTAGTTTATAAGAAAAAATCACTTGTAAATTGGTGTCCTGATTGTCAAACAGTACTTGCAAATGAACAAGTAGAAGATGGGAAATGTTGGAGACATAGTAAAACAGATGTAGTTCAAAAAGAATTAGAACAATGGTTTTTTAAAATAACAGATTATGCAGATGAATTATTAGAAGGGCATAAAGAATTAAAAGGTGGATGGCCAGATAAAGTTCTTACTATGCAAAAAAATTGGATAGGTAAATCATTTGGTACAGAAGTTAAGTTTAAATTAGAAAATAGTGATATAGAAATACCGGTGTTTACAACGAGAGCAGATACTTTATATGGTGTAACTTATTGTGTATTAGCACCAGAACATCCTTTAGTTAATGAACTTATATTAAAAGATAATCCAAGTATTAAAACAGAAGTTGAGAATATGATGAATCAAGATATGATTACTAGAACAGCTGAAGGAAAAGAAAAAAATGGAGTATTTACAGGAAAATATGTTATAAATCCTATAAATAATGAAAAAGTACCTTTATGGATAGGAGATTATGTACTTATGAATTATGGTACTGGAGCTGTAATGGCTGTTCCAGCACATGATGAAAGAGATTTTATGTTTGCTAAAAAATATAATCTTCCAATAAAAGTAGTAATAACTCCTATTGATAAAAAGACAAAAGAAAAAATAGACTTAAAAGCAGAAGAAATGGAAAATGCTTTTATTGATAAAGGTGTTTTAATTAATTCAGGTGAATTTAATGATCTTGATAATAAAATAGCTATTACTAAAATTGCGGAATATTTAGAAACTAATAATTTTGGTGAAAGAACAATTAAATATAGATTAAAAGATTGGGGAATTTCAAGACAAAGATATTGGGGAACACCTATTCCTGTATTATACTGTGAAAAGTGTGGAGAAGTATTAGAAAAAGATGAAAATTTACCGGTAAAACTTCCAGAAGATGTAAAGTTTACTGGAAATGGGAATCCAGTAGAAACTTCAGAAACATTTAAAAATGCTATTTGTCCAGTATGTGGAGGAAAAGCAAAACGAGAAACTGATACAATGGATACATTTGTAGATTCTTCTTGGTACTTTTTAAGATATACTGACCCTAAAAATGAAAATTTACCTTTTGAAAAAGAAATAGCTAATGGTTGGTCGCCGGTTGATCAATATATAGGTGGGATAGAACACGCAGTAATGCATTTATTATATGCAAGATTTTTTCATAAAGTTCTTAGAGATCTAGGACTTTTATCAACAAATGAACCATTTAAAAGATTGTTAACTCAAGGAATGGTACTTGGACCATCATATTATTCTAAAAATGAAAATAGATATTTGTATCCTAAAGAAGTTGAATTAAAAGGAGAAAAAGCTTATTCAAAAGAAACTGGTGAAGAACTTATAGTAAAAGTAGAAAAAATGTCAAAATCTAAAAATAATGGTGTTGATCCACTTCATATTATAAATGAATACGGTAGTGATACAGCAAGATTATTTAGTATGTTTGCAGCTCCACCAGAAAAAGAACTTGAATGGAATGAAAACGGTCTTGCAGGAGCAAATAGATTTTTATCAAGAATATGGAAATTAGTTATAGAAAATAAAAAACATTTTAATACAAAAGAAATAAATTATAGTAATATATCAAAAGTGGATAAAAAAGTATTAAGAAAATTACATCAAACAATAAAAAAAGTAACTGAAAGTATAGAAGATAACTATCATTTTAATACAGCTATAGCTGCTATAATGGAACTTTTAAATGATATACAAGATTATTCAGTAAATGTAATAAACAAAGAAGAATCATCAGAATCAAAAAAAATATTTACTGAATTATTACTAAAAACAGTATTACTACTTTCACCATTTGCACCACATATTACACAAGAACTTTGGAAGGAAATAGGAAAAATAACATATTTATTTGAAGAAAATTGGCCAGAATATATAGAAAAATTAACTGAAGAAGACGAAATGAATATAGCTGTTCAAGTAAATGGAAAACTAAGAGGAACTATATTAGTAGAAAAAGCTAATATTAATAATAAAGAACTTATAGAAAAAATGGCATTAGAAGTAGAAAATGTAAAAAAATATACAGAAGATAAAAATATAATAAAAATAATTGTTATTCCTGGGAAAATAGTAAACATAGTTGTAAAATAA
- the proB gene encoding glutamate 5-kinase, which produces MRKIADVKNIVIKIGSSTLTYENGHLNLVRIEKIVRYIVELMNRGYKVTLVSSGAIGAGMGKLGYKNRPKTIPEKQALAAVGQVALIHLYQKFFSEYSKNVAQVLLTMDDFSNRERYINARNSMRVLLEKGIIPIINENDVIVIDEIKVGDNDSLSAYVSAIVEADLLIILSDIDGLYDDNPKENKSAKLIKTVEKIDGNIKKLAKGAGSKFGTGGMATKIKAAEICTNFGIAMIIAHGEKPYNLIDIVDGKEIGTYFKSKDKKLNHKKHWIKYSSKKEGVIYIDNGAVKAIKKHKSLLAIGIKKLEGHFEKGSSILIKDMENNEKGVGLINYSSEELSKIIGKKSDEIEEILGYKDYDEVIHIDNMYID; this is translated from the coding sequence TTGAGAAAAATAGCTGATGTTAAAAATATTGTAATAAAAATAGGCAGTTCTACTCTTACTTATGAAAATGGACATCTTAATTTAGTAAGAATAGAAAAGATAGTAAGATACATAGTAGAGCTTATGAATAGAGGATACAAAGTTACATTAGTTAGTTCTGGAGCTATTGGAGCTGGAATGGGAAAATTAGGATATAAAAATAGACCTAAAACTATTCCTGAAAAACAAGCACTTGCAGCAGTAGGACAAGTGGCGCTTATTCATCTCTATCAAAAATTTTTTTCAGAATATAGTAAAAATGTAGCTCAAGTTCTTTTAACTATGGATGATTTTAGTAATAGAGAAAGATATATAAATGCAAGAAATAGTATGAGAGTATTACTTGAAAAAGGAATAATACCAATAATTAATGAAAATGATGTAATTGTAATAGATGAGATAAAAGTAGGGGATAATGATAGTTTATCAGCGTATGTATCAGCCATTGTTGAAGCAGATTTACTAATAATTTTATCTGATATAGATGGACTTTATGATGATAATCCAAAAGAAAATAAAAGTGCAAAACTTATTAAAACGGTAGAAAAAATAGATGGGAATATAAAAAAACTAGCAAAAGGTGCAGGAAGTAAGTTTGGAACTGGAGGAATGGCAACAAAAATAAAAGCTGCAGAAATATGTACTAATTTTGGGATAGCTATGATAATAGCTCATGGAGAAAAACCATACAATCTAATTGATATAGTAGATGGAAAAGAGATAGGAACATATTTCAAATCAAAAGATAAAAAATTGAATCATAAAAAACATTGGATAAAGTATAGTAGTAAAAAAGAAGGAGTAATTTATATTGATAATGGTGCAGTAAAAGCTATAAAAAAACATAAGAGTTTATTAGCGATTGGAATAAAAAAGCTTGAAGGACATTTTGAAAAAGGAAGTAGTATTTTAATAAAAGATATGGAAAATAATGAAAAAGGAGTAGGACTCATAAATTATTCTTCAGAAGAATTAAGTAAAATAATAGGGAAAAAAAGTGATGAAATAGAAGAAATATTGGGATATAAAGATTATGATGAAGTAATACATATAGATAATATGTATATAGATTAA
- a CDS encoding glutamate-5-semialdehyde dehydrogenase, with translation MSDYILNLGKKAKKASKILATMSTEIKNNILYNLAEELLKNAEYIKKENKKDLEAGQKKGLSKAFIDRLTLTDARIKSMAEGVRQIADFTDPIGKIEKGFKHKKGMSITQVRVPLGVIAMIFESRPNVTIDAGALALKSGNSIILRGGSDALYSNKVLKEIFVKAGEKYGLPEGAVQLVERTERELVQELITLNEYIDVIIPRGGKGLKKAIQANATIPMIETGAGLCHLYIDEFADKEKSIKIAVNAKAQRPGVCNAIETILINKDKLEEVLPDLEKALVEKNVEIRADEQSIKYLTKAIEATEEDWETEYLDLIISIKTVENLQEAIEHINKYGSMHSESIITENYNNAEKFLNEVDAAAVYVNTSTRFTDGGEYGFGGEIGISTQKLHARGPMGINELTSLKYIIRGNGQIRE, from the coding sequence ATGAGTGATTATATTTTAAATCTTGGGAAAAAAGCAAAAAAAGCTTCAAAGATTTTAGCTACAATGAGTACAGAAATTAAAAATAATATTTTATATAATCTAGCAGAAGAATTATTAAAAAATGCAGAATATATAAAAAAAGAAAATAAAAAAGATTTAGAAGCTGGTCAAAAAAAAGGACTGTCAAAAGCATTTATAGATAGACTTACATTAACTGATGCTAGAATAAAGTCTATGGCAGAAGGAGTAAGACAGATAGCAGATTTTACAGATCCTATTGGGAAAATAGAAAAAGGATTTAAACATAAAAAAGGTATGAGCATAACCCAAGTAAGAGTACCACTTGGAGTTATTGCTATGATTTTTGAATCAAGACCAAATGTTACAATAGATGCAGGGGCTTTAGCTTTAAAATCAGGAAATTCAATAATTCTTAGAGGTGGAAGTGATGCTCTTTATTCAAATAAAGTATTAAAAGAAATATTTGTTAAAGCAGGAGAAAAGTATGGTCTTCCAGAAGGAGCTGTACAACTAGTGGAGAGAACAGAAAGAGAGCTTGTACAAGAACTTATAACATTAAATGAGTATATAGATGTAATAATTCCTAGAGGTGGAAAAGGGTTAAAAAAAGCTATACAAGCAAATGCGACTATTCCAATGATAGAAACTGGGGCAGGATTATGCCATTTATATATAGATGAGTTTGCAGATAAAGAAAAATCAATAAAAATTGCAGTAAATGCAAAAGCACAAAGACCAGGTGTATGTAATGCTATTGAAACTATTTTAATTAATAAAGACAAATTAGAAGAAGTATTGCCGGATTTAGAAAAAGCTTTAGTAGAAAAAAATGTTGAAATAAGAGCAGATGAACAAAGTATTAAATATTTGACTAAAGCAATAGAAGCAACAGAAGAAGATTGGGAAACAGAATATTTGGATTTGATTATATCAATAAAAACAGTAGAAAATTTGCAAGAAGCAATTGAGCATATAAATAAATATGGAAGTATGCATTCTGAATCAATAATTACTGAAAATTATAATAACGCAGAGAAATTTTTAAATGAAGTAGATGCTGCTGCGGTATATGTCAATACATCTACAAGATTTACAGATGGTGGCGAATATGGTTTTGGAGGAGAAATAGGTATAAGCACACAAAAGCTTCATGCAAGAGGGCCTATGGGGATAAATGAATTAACAAGTTTAAAATATATAATTAGAGGGAATGGACAAATTAGAGAATAG
- the proC gene encoding pyrroline-5-carboxylate reductase, whose amino-acid sequence MKIAIIGCGNMGEAILAGIINSKLTARENIFIYDKNKEKEQLIGQKYLINFKKEGTIIDTIKYADYILLAVKPNIIENILGDIKTIIGNKIIISIAAGVLISTIENVIGSDKKVVRVMPNTPALIGMGMSSISINANITNEELEKTKKIINSFGKSEIVEEKLIDTVIAVSGSAPAYVYMFIEAMADGAVLHGMNRDMAYKFAAQTVMGAAKMILETGEHPGLLKDKVCSPGGTTIEAVAELEKKGLRSAVISAMEKCVEKSKKMSKKNIDK is encoded by the coding sequence ATGAAAATAGCTATTATTGGTTGTGGAAATATGGGTGAAGCAATTTTAGCAGGGATAATTAATTCGAAATTAACTGCTAGGGAAAATATTTTTATATATGACAAAAACAAAGAAAAAGAACAATTAATAGGTCAAAAATATTTAATAAACTTCAAAAAAGAAGGAACTATTATAGACACGATCAAATATGCAGATTATATATTATTAGCAGTAAAGCCTAATATCATAGAAAATATTTTAGGTGATATAAAAACCATAATTGGAAATAAAATAATAATTAGTATAGCTGCAGGGGTACTAATATCAACAATAGAAAATGTTATAGGTAGTGATAAAAAAGTAGTAAGAGTTATGCCGAATACACCTGCACTTATAGGAATGGGAATGAGTTCTATATCTATAAATGCAAACATAACAAATGAAGAATTAGAAAAAACTAAAAAAATAATAAATAGTTTTGGAAAATCTGAAATTGTAGAAGAAAAGTTAATAGATACAGTAATAGCAGTGAGTGGAAGTGCTCCTGCTTATGTATATATGTTTATTGAAGCAATGGCGGATGGAGCAGTACTTCATGGTATGAATAGAGATATGGCATATAAATTTGCAGCACAAACAGTAATGGGAGCAGCAAAAATGATATTAGAAACAGGAGAACATCCAGGATTATTAAAAGATAAAGTGTGTTCGCCTGGAGGAACGACTATAGAAGCAGTAGCGGAATTAGAAAAAAAAGGATTAAGAAGTGCAGTAATATCAGCAATGGAAAAATGTGTAGAAAAATCTAAAAAAATGAGTAAAAAAAACATTGACAAATAA
- the rpmG gene encoding 50S ribosomal protein L33 has protein sequence MRVNVLLECTECKRRNYSVSKNKKNTPERLELKKYCKFDKKATVHKEVKK, from the coding sequence ATGAGAGTAAATGTATTATTAGAATGTACAGAATGCAAAAGAAGAAACTATAGTGTAAGTAAAAACAAAAAAAACACACCAGAAAGATTAGAACTTAAAAAATATTGTAAATTTGACAAAAAAGCTACAGTACATAAAGAAGTTAAAAAATAA
- the secE gene encoding preprotein translocase subunit SecE has protein sequence MASIRKTFKEINDEIKKVRWPKTEEIANATLLVAIISVFVSIYIGVFDLAFSKFIEKLSTIFGG, from the coding sequence ATGGCTTCTATAAGAAAAACTTTTAAAGAAATAAATGATGAAATAAAAAAGGTACGATGGCCTAAAACAGAAGAAATAGCAAATGCTACTTTATTAGTGGCTATAATAAGTGTTTTTGTTAGTATTTACATAGGTGTTTTTGATTTAGCATTTTCGAAATTTATTGAAAAGCTATCTACCATTTTTGGAGGATAA
- the nusG gene encoding transcription termination/antitermination protein NusG, producing the protein MEINGLKFEKKWYIIHTYSGYEKKVKTDLEKRIETLNLSDKVFRIIVPEEESVEMRRGKKKVVSRKIFPGYVMVEMLAEKEENNEGIGYRVDSDAWYVIRNTNGVTGFVGVGAEPIPMEDDEVHKLFAMIGLETEKKSEPKINLDYDIDDVVRIIEGSFEGSEGKVSNIDFDHKKVKVMIDIFGRMTPVEVEFDGVEKV; encoded by the coding sequence ATGGAAATTAATGGTTTAAAATTTGAAAAAAAATGGTATATTATCCATACATATTCTGGTTACGAAAAAAAAGTTAAAACAGATCTTGAAAAAAGAATAGAAACTTTAAATCTTTCGGATAAAGTTTTTAGAATAATCGTGCCAGAAGAGGAAAGCGTAGAGATGAGAAGAGGTAAGAAAAAAGTTGTCTCTAGAAAAATATTTCCTGGATATGTAATGGTAGAGATGTTAGCTGAAAAAGAAGAGAATAACGAAGGAATTGGATACAGAGTAGATAGTGATGCATGGTACGTTATTCGAAATACAAATGGAGTAACTGGATTTGTTGGAGTTGGAGCAGAACCTATTCCTATGGAAGATGATGAAGTACATAAATTATTTGCAATGATAGGGTTAGAAACAGAGAAAAAAAGCGAACCTAAAATAAATTTAGATTACGACATTGATGATGTTGTGAGAATAATTGAAGGAAGTTTTGAAGGTAGTGAAGGCAAAGTATCTAATATTGACTTCGATCACAAAAAAGTAAAAGTAATGATAGATATATTTGGAAGAATGACTCCAGTAGAAGTAGAGTTTGATGGAGTTGAAAAGGTTTAA
- the rplK gene encoding 50S ribosomal protein L11 produces MAKEVVGKIKLQLQAGKANPAPPVGPALGQHGVNIMEFCKAFNAKTQDKMGFVIPVEISVYKDRSFSFVLKTPPASDLIKKAAGISKGASNSITEKAGTISKAKLQEIAETKMPDLNAADLESAMRMIAGSCRSMGVKIED; encoded by the coding sequence ATGGCAAAAGAAGTAGTAGGAAAAATAAAATTACAATTACAAGCTGGGAAAGCGAATCCAGCACCACCTGTAGGGCCTGCTTTAGGACAACACGGTGTTAATATAATGGAATTCTGTAAAGCGTTTAATGCTAAAACACAAGATAAAATGGGATTTGTAATTCCTGTAGAAATTAGTGTGTACAAAGATAGAAGTTTTAGCTTTGTATTAAAAACTCCACCAGCATCAGATTTAATAAAAAAAGCTGCTGGTATATCAAAAGGAGCTTCGAATTCTATAACTGAAAAAGCTGGAACAATATCAAAAGCTAAATTACAAGAAATAGCAGAAACAAAAATGCCTGACTTAAATGCTGCTGATTTAGAATCTGCTATGAGAATGATAGCTGGTTCATGTAGAAGTATGGGAGTAAAAATAGAAGACTAA
- the rplA gene encoding 50S ribosomal protein L1, translating into MAKKRGKKYLEIAKLVDKTKLYTANEALELVTKTRTAKFVETVEVALRLGVDPRHADQQVRGTVVLPHGTGKIVKILAITQGENIDKALEAGADYAGADEYIAKIQQGWFDFDIVIATPDMMPKLGRLGRILGTKGLMPNPKSGTVTADIATAVQEFKKGKLAFRVDKLGSIHVPIGKADFEVAKLEENFKAFMAEINRLKPSASKGQYLRTVAVSLTMGPGIKIDPIVLSKEL; encoded by the coding sequence ATGGCGAAAAAAAGAGGTAAAAAATATTTAGAAATAGCAAAATTAGTTGATAAAACTAAATTATATACAGCTAATGAAGCTTTAGAATTGGTAACGAAAACAAGAACTGCTAAATTTGTGGAAACAGTTGAAGTTGCATTAAGATTAGGGGTAGACCCTAGACATGCTGATCAACAAGTGAGGGGTACTGTTGTACTACCTCATGGAACAGGTAAAATTGTAAAAATTTTAGCAATAACTCAAGGTGAAAACATTGATAAAGCTTTAGAAGCAGGAGCAGATTATGCGGGAGCAGATGAATATATTGCAAAAATTCAACAAGGGTGGTTTGACTTTGATATAGTTATAGCTACTCCAGATATGATGCCTAAATTAGGTAGACTAGGAAGAATATTAGGAACTAAAGGTTTAATGCCTAATCCTAAATCTGGAACAGTAACTGCAGATATAGCTACAGCTGTTCAAGAATTTAAAAAAGGAAAATTAGCATTTAGAGTAGATAAATTAGGTTCTATTCATGTACCAATTGGTAAAGCTGATTTTGAAGTAGCTAAATTAGAAGAAAATTTTAAAGCATTTATGGCAGAAATAAATAGATTAAAACCTTCAGCATCTAAAGGGCAATACTTAAGAACAGTTGCTGTATCATTAACTATGGGACCAGGAATAAAAATTGATCCAATAGTTTTATCAAAAGAGTTATAA
- the rplJ gene encoding 50S ribosomal protein L10, whose protein sequence is MANDAKKQIVAELAEKIKASQAVIMVDYKGLSAVEADQLRKQTREAGVDYFVAKNRLFKLALKEAGIEADFEEELNGTTAFALGEDPVSPAKVIYEFGKTKGDFFNIKAGLVEGKKADVATIEALAKLPSREQLLSMVLNGMLGPVRKLAYAFNAIADTKEA, encoded by the coding sequence ATGGCAAATGATGCTAAAAAACAAATAGTTGCTGAATTAGCAGAAAAAATCAAAGCTTCTCAAGCAGTTATAATGGTTGATTATAAAGGCTTATCAGCTGTAGAAGCAGATCAATTAAGAAAACAAACTAGAGAAGCTGGTGTTGATTATTTTGTAGCTAAAAACAGATTATTTAAATTAGCTTTAAAAGAAGCTGGAATAGAAGCTGATTTTGAAGAAGAACTAAATGGTACTACTGCTTTCGCATTAGGGGAAGATCCAGTATCGCCAGCTAAAGTTATCTATGAGTTTGGAAAAACTAAAGGTGATTTTTTCAATATTAAAGCTGGTTTAGTTGAAGGTAAAAAAGCAGATGTAGCTACAATAGAAGCTTTAGCAAAACTACCTTCAAGAGAACAACTACTTTCTATGGTATTAAATGGAATGTTAGGTCCAGTAAGAAAACTTGCTTATGCATTCAATGCAATAGCAGACACAAAAGAAGCTTAA
- the rplL gene encoding 50S ribosomal protein L7/L12 encodes MAFNKEEFIKDLEAMSVLELKELVEALEEHFGVTASAPVAVAGAVAGEAAAEKTEFDVVLVEAGAKKINVIKAVRGITGLGLKEAKELVEAGGTIKEAVSKDEAEEVKKQLEEAGAKVEVK; translated from the coding sequence ATGGCATTTAACAAAGAAGAATTTATAAAAGATTTAGAAGCAATGTCTGTATTAGAATTAAAAGAATTAGTAGAAGCATTAGAAGAGCACTTTGGTGTAACTGCATCTGCACCAGTAGCAGTAGCAGGAGCAGTAGCAGGAGAAGCTGCAGCAGAAAAAACTGAATTTGACGTAGTTTTAGTTGAAGCAGGAGCTAAAAAAATCAACGTAATCAAAGCAGTTAGAGGAATAACTGGATTAGGCTTAAAAGAAGCTAAAGAATTAGTAGAAGCTGGTGGAACAATTAAAGAAGCTGTTTCTAAAGATGAAGCTGAAGAAGTTAAAAAACAATTAGAAGAAGCAGGAGCAAAAGTAGAAGTTAAATAA